One segment of Peromyscus leucopus breed LL Stock chromosome 5, UCI_PerLeu_2.1, whole genome shotgun sequence DNA contains the following:
- the LOC114700101 gene encoding histone H2A type 1-B, translated as MSGRGKQGGKARAKAKTRSSRAGLQFPVGRVHRLLRKGNYSERVGAGAPVYLAAVLEYLTAEILELAGNAARDNKKTRIIPRHLQLAIRNDEELNKLLGRVTIAQGGVLPNIQAVLLPKKTESHHKAKGK; from the coding sequence ATGTCTGGACGCGGCAAGCAGGGCGGCAAGGCTCGCGCCAAGGCCAAGACCCGCTCGTCCCGGGCCGGCCTGCAGTTCCCCGTGGGCCGCGTGCACCGGCTGCTCCGCAAGGGCAACTACTCGGAGCGGGTGGGCGCCGGCGCCCCGGTCTACCTGGCGGCCGTGCTGGAGTACCTGACGGCCGAgatcctggagctggctggcaacGCGGCCCGCGACAACAAGAAGACGCGCATCATCCCGCGCCACCTGCAGCTGGCCATCCGCAACGACGAGGAGCTCAACAAGCTGCTGGGCCGCGTCACCATCGCGCAGGGCGGCGTCCTGCCCAACATCCAGGCGGTGCTGCTGCCCAAGAAGACCGAGAGCCACCACAAGGCCAAGGGGAAATAA
- the LOC114700156 gene encoding histone H2B type 1-H, whose amino-acid sequence MPDPAKSAPAPKKGSKKAVTKAQKKDGKKRKRSRKESYSVYVYKVLKQVHPDTGISSKAMGIMNSFVNDIFERIAGEASRLAHYNKRSTITSREIQTAVRLLLPGELAKHAVSEGTKAVTKYTSSK is encoded by the coding sequence ATGCCTGATCCAGCCAAGTCCGCTCCCGCCCCGAAGAAGGGCTCCAAGAAGGCCGTGACCAAGGCGCAGAAGAAGGACGGCAAGAAGCGCAAGCGCAGCCGCAAGGAGAGCTACTCGGTGTACGTGTACAAGGTGCTGAAGCAGGTGCACCCCGACACGGGCATCTCGTCCAAGGCCATGGGCATCATGAACTCGTTCGTCAACGACATCTTCGAGCGCATCGCGGGCGAGGCGTCGCGCCTGGCGCACTACAACAAGCGCTCGACCATCACGTCCCGGGAGATCCAGACGGCCGTGCGCCTGCTGCTGCCCGGGGAGCTGGCCAAGCACGCCGTGTCCGAGGGCACCAAGGCCGTCACCAAGTACACCAGCTCCAAGTGA
- the H1-5 gene encoding histone H1.5 yields the protein MSETAPAETAAPAPVEKSPAKKKTAKKAGAAKRKASGPPVSELITKAVAASKERSGVSLAALKKALAAGGYDVEKNNSRIKLGLKSLVSKGTLVQTKGTGASGSFKLNKKAASGEAKPKAKKAGAAKAKKPAGSTPKKPKKAAGAKKTVKKTPKKAKKPAAAGVKKVAKSPKKAKAAAKPKKAAKSPAKPKAVKPKAPKAKVAKPKTAKPKPAKAKKAVSKKK from the coding sequence ATGTCCGAAACTGCTCCCGCCGAGACTGCTGCTCCGGCTCCCGTTGAGAAGTCTCCCGCCAAGAAGAAGACGGCAAAGAAGGCTGGCGCCGCAAAGCGCAAGGCGTCCGGACCCCCGGTGTCCGAGCTCATCACCAAGGCTGTGGCCGCCTCCAAGGAGCGCAGCGGCGTGTCCCTGGCCGCGCTCAAGAAGGCTTTGGCTGCTGGTGGCTACGATGTGGAAAAGAACAACAGCCGCATCAAGCTGGGGCTCAAGAGCCTGGTGAGCAAGGGCACCCTGGTGCAGACCAAGGGCACCGGCGCCTCCGGCTCCTTCAAGCTCAACAAGAAGGCGGCTTCCGGCGAGGCCAAGCCCAAAGCCAAGAAGGCAGGCGCGGCCAAGGCTAAGAAGCCTGCAGGTTCCACCCCGAAAAAGCCTAAGAAGGCTGCGGGGGCAAAGAAGACCGTGAAGAAAACTCCGAAGAAAGCAAAGAAGCCTGCGGCGGCTGGTGTAAAGAAAGTGGCCAAGAGCCCTAAGAAGGCCAAGGCTGCAGCCAAGCCTAAAAAGGCAGCTAAGAGCCCGGCAAAGCCCAAGGCTGTGAAGCCCAAGGCACCCAAGGCTAAGGTTGCCAAGCCTAAGACGGCTAAGCCTAAACCTGCTAAGGCGAAGAAGGCTGTTTCCAAAAAGAAGTAG